One window from the genome of Treponema sp. OMZ 838 encodes:
- a CDS encoding M23 family metallopeptidase, protein MSRTRGYKKTENNIVRYISKKIRKAAEAVLHFFQRIIAGGRKKLTIMIVPHSQKKVLNFQTSIFSLLFTLIIAIGFFSSFFWFAHKTAASVQDLSATKEEARKAQASLDVLRDETNELLKTARNFQTALTTTFSSLGLKTAAPAGQTANGDLSFLFNMHEVAEGSLKEAAELQQLTSYLNDAVLPVQEMGKLLNMQTTLFSDIPSLWPIKGGIGHISMAFGQNRHPFTGQWYIHKGIDLSTYRSGDPIVATADGQVVTVEFDPGWGNYIIIKHKHGFYTRYAHMQSYRVTRGEYVQQGQTIGYIGTTGISTGPHLHYEVHIGSDVVDPIKYLNIKASNTKQ, encoded by the coding sequence GTGTCTCGAACACGAGGATATAAGAAAACTGAAAACAATATTGTACGATACATCTCAAAAAAGATAAGGAAAGCAGCTGAAGCGGTTTTGCATTTTTTTCAGCGTATCATTGCCGGCGGTCGGAAAAAACTGACCATTATGATCGTACCCCATTCGCAGAAAAAAGTATTAAACTTTCAAACCAGTATTTTTAGCTTACTTTTTACACTGATTATCGCGATCGGCTTTTTCTCTTCATTCTTTTGGTTTGCACACAAAACAGCGGCATCGGTACAAGATCTTTCCGCTACCAAAGAGGAAGCCCGTAAAGCACAGGCAAGCCTGGATGTATTACGGGATGAAACAAATGAGCTTTTAAAAACGGCACGGAATTTTCAAACAGCGCTTACCACAACGTTTTCTTCACTCGGTTTAAAGACCGCTGCACCGGCAGGACAAACGGCAAACGGCGACTTATCCTTTCTATTTAATATGCATGAAGTTGCGGAAGGCTCTCTAAAAGAAGCTGCGGAGTTGCAGCAACTGACTTCATATCTTAACGATGCCGTTTTACCGGTACAGGAAATGGGAAAACTCCTTAATATGCAGACGACTCTCTTTTCCGATATTCCGAGTCTCTGGCCGATTAAAGGCGGCATCGGGCATATTTCGATGGCGTTCGGTCAAAACCGGCATCCTTTTACCGGTCAGTGGTATATTCATAAAGGTATCGACCTTTCAACTTATCGTTCGGGAGACCCGATCGTGGCGACTGCCGACGGACAGGTTGTTACCGTAGAGTTCGACCCCGGCTGGGGAAATTATATCATTATTAAGCATAAACACGGTTTCTACACCCGCTATGCACATATGCAGTCTTACCGCGTTACCAGAGGCGAGTATGTACAGCAGGGACAAACCATCGGATATATCGGAACAACCGGTATTTCGACCGGGCCGCACTTACATTATGAAGTACATATCGGTTCCGATGTTGTAGACCCGATTAAATATCTTAATATAAAAGCTTCCAATACAAAGCAATAG
- a CDS encoding polymer-forming cytoskeletal protein — translation MAKKNFIDDISVNTIIGPGALISGNVTVSGFLRIDGDIDGNVQTQGRVIIGEDARIRGNIRAASVSVGGIVQGDIIAPDYVVILSSGMVIGSVLTKKLRVDDDVILHGFCSATGDQTGFEEAEKKYSNRQALHSSTFSYSK, via the coding sequence ATGGCAAAAAAAAACTTTATCGATGACATTTCGGTCAATACCATTATAGGACCGGGAGCACTGATATCGGGAAACGTAACGGTTTCCGGATTTTTACGGATAGACGGTGATATCGATGGTAATGTGCAAACCCAAGGACGTGTCATTATCGGAGAAGACGCCCGGATACGGGGAAATATTAGGGCAGCTTCGGTTAGCGTCGGAGGAATTGTACAAGGCGATATTATTGCGCCGGATTATGTTGTCATTCTTTCATCGGGTATGGTTATCGGATCGGTTCTAACAAAAAAGTTGCGGGTTGATGATGATGTCATTCTACACGGATTCTGCTCTGCTACCGGCGATCAAACCGGTTTTGAGGAAGCGGAAAAGAAATATTCAAACCGGCAAGCACTCCACTCCTCCACTTTTTCTTACTCAAAATAG
- a CDS encoding YaaR family protein, whose protein sequence is MLRSVLPQTQPGNEADIIEQLSKLPPEEAVALLQDEVRSAGDTLRTRQNPETILQYKQAVKNFISYVAREAYTVTTRTHLRRDKTNHLRPRSFTQIVIINEKLDKFAGELLCDQKSQLFILERLEEIYGLIIDLIT, encoded by the coding sequence ATGCTGAGAAGCGTCTTACCCCAAACTCAGCCGGGAAATGAAGCCGATATAATCGAGCAGCTGAGCAAATTACCGCCGGAAGAAGCGGTCGCTCTATTGCAAGATGAAGTACGGTCTGCAGGGGATACATTACGGACACGCCAAAATCCTGAAACGATTTTGCAGTACAAGCAGGCTGTTAAAAACTTTATCAGCTATGTCGCGCGTGAAGCATATACGGTTACAACACGGACTCATTTACGGCGTGATAAGACCAATCATTTAAGACCGCGTTCTTTTACCCAAATTGTTATTATCAATGAAAAGCTTGACAAATTTGCAGGCGAGTTACTCTGCGACCAAAAAAGTCAACTTTTTATTCTTGAACGGTTAGAGGAAATATACGGCCTAATTATAGATTTGATTACATAA
- a CDS encoding regulatory iron-sulfur-containing complex subunit RicT: MDIEFVETYTEYEEIDDLSALEDNDEPQAEEPIQEGAFPQPLYQLKLEYSQETFYATTTELNLQSGDYVISPTRYGDDMARVMGLVQHPIRVAIKDIVTVSRKATEEDFRRAEENIEKEKTASALFKEKVIAHKLDMKLIDCHYLLEDPKVIFFFTADTRIDFRKLVKDLVAILRLRIELRQIGVRDESRIAGGIGCCGRPFCCHAVTDKLRPVSIKMAKEQNLSLNSLKISGQCGRLLCCLSYEYDWYVETRKKLPSIGTSLYYDNTLFRISEINLITGIIALAGEDGRVISMPAQRFSQQHGKWKIN, from the coding sequence ATGGATATTGAATTTGTAGAAACATATACCGAATACGAAGAAATAGATGATTTAAGCGCTTTGGAAGATAATGATGAACCACAAGCGGAAGAACCTATACAAGAAGGTGCTTTCCCTCAACCGCTCTATCAGTTAAAGCTCGAATATTCACAAGAGACTTTTTATGCAACAACGACGGAATTAAATCTGCAAAGCGGAGATTATGTCATTAGTCCCACACGTTACGGAGACGACATGGCTCGTGTAATGGGTTTGGTACAGCATCCGATCAGAGTAGCAATTAAGGATATCGTTACCGTCAGTCGGAAAGCAACGGAGGAAGACTTTCGCCGTGCGGAAGAAAATATCGAAAAAGAGAAAACGGCAAGCGCTCTTTTTAAAGAAAAGGTTATCGCCCACAAGCTGGATATGAAGCTGATTGACTGTCACTACTTACTCGAAGATCCTAAAGTTATCTTCTTTTTTACGGCAGACACCCGTATTGACTTTCGTAAGCTGGTTAAAGACTTAGTTGCCATTCTGCGTCTCCGTATTGAGCTTCGGCAAATCGGTGTCCGCGATGAATCGAGAATAGCAGGCGGTATCGGTTGCTGCGGCCGGCCGTTTTGCTGCCATGCCGTAACCGACAAGCTGAGACCGGTATCTATCAAGATGGCAAAGGAACAAAACCTGTCGTTAAATTCGCTCAAAATTTCGGGGCAATGCGGACGTCTGCTCTGTTGCCTGTCGTATGAGTATGATTGGTATGTGGAAACTCGCAAAAAACTACCCTCAATCGGTACCAGCCTCTACTACGATAATACGCTCTTCCGCATCAGCGAAATAAATCTGATTACCGGTATTATTGCGCTTGCGGGAGAAGACGGACGGGTTATTTCCATGCCTGCCCAGCGTTTTTCTCAGCAGCACGGAAAATGGAAAATTAATTAG
- a CDS encoding leucine-rich repeat protein translates to MRKVFTLLTGIFFTFLCTSCEQFTSNIDTYLSYWAAEVSATGYSIDQLQKPYPTNKDGVLCIPSTSDVTVTINLRNPKNFQLVMPDSSSSYAGKVITFPGLSSPPNYNTDYTLTQTANDKLELKYKSTFLKAHEWGNGNISPEITFITDDPRVFRSKFSLNLKVDTAPTLEYAGIGKTATADSDGNHFYVLIFRVKDMDKMIDSQSVHKDINTMNITAGGVSRPPITLNVTGSDFTPDGNLLAADAVQKLKPTDPELPTGNGLLRLKTDVKVGGPEKAYEVCIKDEQGLSSEVIRASTQKNKLANVQLFDGSTEITGTSDSNPKGIPGIKGKTLTAKAAFTGTAITGTVYKQSGGAWIPISGGTVSGTTPVTINLPALAASGTEVLYKISLKAQLSGYDDSDTKDFFIKLVRQEIPVLKLKQDFSSGDNNLHCISAGTKAYVTEDIIPDEGQYNNSSKALLIYTAPSSNFKLELSASAGTAVKYKLDSGSEQSPSAPAEITVTGGTEHTLEVWAVRGGIAGPHTTVHIKGIATLNTYSELKNVVKNAPEKGTGPGQYDYSSNIDIKIGGDLNASSADTEIAVTGGKDLMLSGSPFGTVRTVNAGSLGRILKISDSDTELTLSNIKLTGGYAADGKGGAVCVETGCSLWLYGKTVITPSTGSDINTPGKNDVYLADGAKIKLDDALQSPEPIVARITPEHYNDGDEVLGGGSIGSGTPPNYTKFSVTQPVFATNLWKIKSDGTLQAIPTTINSGSGAWQKLKEAVQVLPEGSTITINGEIKATNEGTAGVDANWGEIVIDKNLTIKGKTGAGSDILNANSTTTDPNAPTAKHRIFNVANGKTLTLENLTLKNGKNNETDPGGSSNPNGKGGAIYSKGELEIRNVLITNCEAKYSGGGIYCNMFGTTSTDERKLVIANTEVASCKALDTTYGLGGGVSIQGSDCLMNVKITDVMIKNNDAGSSAAGLCLYGNHNATTTADSVVLTRVTLHKNKLTSTSAAGGAGMVFATYGPNNAITLKNCTVTKNESTTIGGGILLRTSSSGNVCGKLILENSSVTENKAQNGGGVYVNWSNLVMKNTDFTSNTATAEGGGVYVAKGTFEMEGSATVTPSAEAHKNDVYLAADTTATAKIKLNGALTGTPPVARITVPNDKYLPTTQVLDGDITDGTPQNYTKFTVTPQTLSDGKILYWEVDAAGKLMGIVDGTKYPNSAWKALKDAVDNAAAGETIFIRGTVQATANTSTVTGNWGDITINKNLTIKGESETSIGILDANKNTGGKPKHRIFKVESGKTLTIQNLTLTGGIADGTGEAGTGGAIYAKGATVNINGCTLKGNEAKSGGAICAEKDGSTSSNVTISGGTIGGTGADANKATGTDSDNGFGGAVFIKGSTVALNGCTLEGNKAKNGGGVYMEGGNCTLNGSLKNNKTTELASSYGGSIYLENGTLTMKTGAEISGSEASVSGGGVYISARDGGTASFTMEGGTISGCKVSSAYFVDGGGVCVEVAHGSTGTANFIMQGGSITGCKAASGGLSGSPSGGGVCVKNGATFNMTGGSITGCKAVINDNAGTPESRGGGVYMENSTFNMSGSSITGCTAESSDSDISGSPSFYGGGVYAAGSTATFTMKDSAVITPSSEVPSGMKRSNDVYLNSDAKITVADTLSPEGGIAARITPAAYNTTTQVLTAGTGVTLANETYKFAVTPQTSPAQPWTVDGNGCLKQGRYTEVPYGKLAAFLANASENEVNYIEVTGMSAAALKGTYGSPPNPGPLGALLNNNSSKKVALKLPNSISGLTDMGCCFVKCTNLVSLENFPSGVTDMRACFYRCENLTTVPDIPASVTGMKECFRFCRSLTTALNIPAGVYDMTSCFQNCKKLQSIKMNCSYAPGNFNGAFIGCDALPNGGIKVPSTELTNYQNAANSMGTTANKFSAIP, encoded by the coding sequence ATGCGCAAAGTTTTTACCCTTTTAACTGGAATTTTTTTCACTTTTTTATGTACCTCTTGTGAGCAGTTTACCTCGAATATAGATACATATTTGAGTTATTGGGCGGCGGAGGTTTCTGCAACAGGCTATAGCATTGATCAGCTTCAAAAGCCGTACCCAACAAATAAAGACGGTGTTCTGTGTATACCATCAACAAGCGATGTAACGGTTACGATTAACCTGCGTAATCCGAAAAACTTTCAGCTCGTTATGCCTGACTCCTCTTCTTCCTATGCAGGAAAGGTTATCACATTTCCCGGTCTTTCATCGCCGCCGAATTATAATACGGACTACACTTTAACACAAACCGCAAACGATAAACTGGAACTTAAATACAAATCGACCTTTTTGAAAGCGCACGAGTGGGGTAACGGTAACATTAGTCCTGAAATTACCTTCATCACTGATGATCCCAGAGTATTCCGTAGCAAGTTTAGCTTAAATTTAAAAGTTGACACCGCCCCTACGTTGGAGTACGCCGGAATCGGAAAAACGGCAACGGCTGATTCGGACGGCAATCATTTTTATGTGCTTATATTCCGCGTAAAAGACATGGATAAAATGATAGACAGTCAGAGTGTCCATAAAGACATCAACACAATGAACATTACGGCAGGCGGCGTATCACGTCCTCCTATTACTTTGAACGTAACAGGTTCTGATTTTACACCGGACGGAAACCTTTTAGCGGCAGATGCGGTACAAAAACTTAAACCGACCGATCCCGAACTTCCTACAGGGAACGGGCTTCTCCGCTTAAAGACCGATGTAAAAGTCGGCGGCCCTGAAAAAGCATACGAGGTGTGCATAAAAGACGAACAAGGCTTAAGTTCCGAAGTGATACGGGCAAGCACCCAAAAAAATAAGCTTGCTAATGTGCAATTGTTTGACGGTTCGACCGAAATAACGGGAACATCGGACAGCAATCCAAAAGGAATCCCCGGCATAAAGGGCAAAACATTGACGGCAAAAGCTGCATTCACCGGAACCGCCATAACGGGAACCGTCTATAAGCAAAGCGGCGGCGCTTGGATACCGATAAGCGGCGGAACGGTAAGCGGCACAACACCCGTTACCATAAACTTGCCGGCACTCGCCGCAAGCGGAACCGAAGTGCTCTACAAAATCAGTCTGAAAGCGCAGTTAAGCGGCTACGACGACAGCGACACAAAAGACTTTTTTATAAAACTGGTACGGCAGGAAATTCCCGTCCTTAAACTGAAGCAGGATTTTAGCTCCGGTGATAATAATTTGCACTGCATCAGTGCAGGCACTAAAGCCTATGTTACGGAAGACATCATACCCGATGAGGGACAGTATAACAACTCCTCAAAAGCGCTGCTTATTTACACCGCCCCCTCATCAAACTTCAAGCTTGAACTGAGTGCGTCCGCAGGAACTGCGGTAAAGTATAAGCTGGACAGCGGCAGCGAACAGTCGCCATCGGCGCCGGCGGAAATAACGGTAACCGGCGGTACAGAACACACACTTGAAGTATGGGCTGTAAGGGGCGGAATAGCAGGGCCGCACACTACCGTACATATTAAGGGGATTGCCACCCTAAACACCTATAGCGAGCTTAAAAACGTTGTAAAAAACGCTCCCGAGAAGGGTACGGGACCGGGGCAGTATGATTACAGCAGCAACATAGATATTAAAATCGGCGGCGACCTGAACGCTTCCTCCGCCGATACCGAAATAGCGGTAACGGGCGGCAAAGATCTGATGCTGTCAGGTTCGCCATTCGGCACCGTCCGCACCGTCAACGCAGGCAGTCTTGGGCGCATCCTTAAAATAAGTGACAGCGACACGGAGCTTACGCTGAGTAATATAAAGCTTACAGGCGGCTATGCCGCCGACGGAAAAGGCGGGGCGGTTTGCGTCGAAACCGGATGCTCGCTTTGGCTGTACGGTAAGACAGTCATTACCCCGTCAACGGGAAGCGACATAAACACGCCGGGCAAAAACGATGTGTATCTTGCAGACGGCGCCAAAATCAAGCTGGACGACGCTTTGCAGAGTCCTGAGCCTATTGTTGCCCGCATTACGCCCGAACACTACAACGACGGGGATGAGGTGCTTGGCGGCGGCAGTATAGGGTCCGGTACACCGCCAAACTACACCAAGTTCAGCGTAACACAGCCTGTATTTGCAACGAACCTATGGAAAATAAAGAGCGACGGAACGTTGCAGGCAATACCCACAACCATAAACAGCGGTTCCGGTGCATGGCAAAAACTCAAAGAAGCCGTGCAAGTACTCCCCGAAGGCAGCACCATCACCATCAACGGCGAAATTAAAGCGACGAACGAAGGCACCGCAGGTGTAGATGCCAATTGGGGCGAAATCGTCATCGACAAAAACCTTACGATAAAGGGCAAAACCGGAGCGGGTTCGGACATTCTGAACGCAAACAGTACTACGACCGATCCCAATGCCCCCACAGCGAAACACCGCATCTTTAATGTTGCAAACGGCAAAACGCTCACGCTGGAAAACCTGACGCTGAAAAACGGCAAAAATAACGAAACAGATCCCGGCGGCTCTTCTAATCCCAACGGAAAAGGCGGCGCTATTTATTCGAAAGGTGAGCTTGAAATACGCAATGTACTTATTACGAACTGTGAAGCAAAATATAGCGGCGGAGGCATTTATTGCAACATGTTTGGTACAACTTCTACCGATGAGCGTAAACTGGTAATAGCAAATACGGAGGTTGCGAGCTGTAAAGCCTTAGATACTACTTATGGGCTTGGCGGAGGAGTGTCTATTCAAGGATCGGACTGCCTTATGAATGTGAAGATAACCGATGTCATGATCAAAAACAATGACGCAGGATCTTCTGCAGCAGGGCTTTGTTTGTATGGAAACCATAATGCAACAACAACCGCCGATTCCGTTGTTTTAACGCGTGTTACTCTACATAAAAACAAACTGACCAGCACCAGTGCAGCAGGCGGAGCAGGTATGGTGTTTGCAACATACGGCCCAAACAATGCAATTACTTTAAAAAACTGTACTGTTACCAAAAACGAATCTACAACTATCGGCGGCGGTATATTACTTCGCACTTCGAGTAGTGGCAATGTTTGTGGAAAACTCATACTGGAAAACAGCAGTGTAACCGAAAATAAAGCGCAAAACGGGGGAGGTGTTTATGTAAACTGGTCGAATCTGGTTATGAAAAACACCGATTTTACTTCCAATACGGCAACGGCCGAAGGCGGCGGCGTGTATGTAGCCAAGGGAACATTTGAGATGGAAGGTTCTGCAACCGTTACCCCTTCTGCAGAAGCTCATAAAAACGACGTTTATTTGGCCGCAGATACAACCGCCACTGCAAAGATAAAACTTAACGGGGCTTTGACCGGCACACCCCCCGTAGCGCGCATTACGGTGCCGAACGACAAATACCTGCCGACCACGCAGGTGCTTGACGGCGATATAACAGACGGTACACCGCAAAATTACACCAAGTTTACGGTAACGCCGCAAACATTGAGCGACGGTAAGATACTGTATTGGGAAGTAGATGCCGCCGGTAAGCTGATGGGCATTGTAGACGGCACAAAATACCCGAATTCGGCATGGAAGGCGCTGAAAGATGCCGTTGACAATGCGGCAGCAGGCGAAACTATCTTCATAAGGGGAACCGTGCAAGCGACAGCCAATACCTCAACCGTTACCGGCAACTGGGGCGACATCACCATCAACAAAAACCTCACAATAAAAGGAGAAAGCGAGACTTCTATAGGCATACTGGATGCAAACAAAAACACCGGCGGCAAACCGAAGCACCGCATCTTTAAGGTAGAAAGCGGTAAAACGCTCACCATCCAAAACCTGACGCTTACCGGCGGAATAGCTGACGGTACGGGAGAAGCAGGCACAGGCGGTGCCATCTACGCAAAGGGTGCCACCGTCAATATAAACGGCTGCACCCTCAAGGGCAACGAGGCAAAGTCCGGCGGCGCAATCTGTGCAGAAAAGGACGGCAGCACCTCGTCCAACGTAACCATCAGCGGGGGTACCATCGGCGGCACGGGAGCTGACGCAAACAAAGCGACCGGTACCGACAGCGACAACGGCTTCGGCGGTGCAGTATTTATAAAAGGTTCAACCGTCGCCCTAAACGGCTGCACCCTTGAGGGCAACAAAGCAAAGAACGGCGGCGGCGTATACATGGAAGGCGGAAACTGCACGTTAAACGGTTCGCTTAAAAACAATAAAACAACGGAGCTTGCTTCCTCTTACGGCGGCAGTATCTACCTTGAAAACGGCACGCTCACAATGAAAACCGGAGCCGAAATTTCAGGCAGCGAAGCAAGTGTCTCCGGCGGAGGAGTTTATATCAGTGCCCGTGACGGAGGCACCGCTTCATTTACAATGGAAGGCGGAACCATTTCCGGTTGTAAGGTAAGCTCTGCCTACTTTGTCGACGGCGGCGGTGTGTGCGTTGAAGTGGCGCATGGCAGCACCGGCACGGCAAACTTTATAATGCAAGGCGGCAGCATTACCGGCTGTAAAGCAGCATCGGGGGGACTTAGCGGTTCTCCATCCGGCGGCGGTGTATGCGTAAAAAACGGAGCAACATTTAATATGACAGGCGGCAGCATTACCGGCTGTAAAGCGGTAATTAACGACAATGCAGGCACCCCAGAGTCTCGAGGCGGCGGCGTGTACATGGAGAACTCAACGTTTAATATGAGCGGCAGCAGCATTACCGGCTGTACTGCGGAAAGTTCCGATTCTGATATTAGCGGATCCCCGTCCTTTTATGGCGGCGGCGTGTATGCAGCCGGCTCGACCGCAACATTTACAATGAAAGACAGCGCCGTTATCACACCGTCCTCAGAAGTACCCTCGGGCATGAAGAGATCCAACGACGTGTATTTAAACTCCGATGCAAAGATAACCGTTGCAGACACCCTCAGCCCCGAAGGCGGAATCGCTGCACGCATCACGCCTGCCGCCTACAATACGACCACACAAGTGCTTACAGCCGGCACGGGCGTAACCCTTGCGAACGAGACATATAAGTTTGCCGTAACGCCGCAAACCTCTCCCGCACAGCCGTGGACGGTCGACGGAAACGGCTGTCTCAAACAGGGCAGATATACGGAAGTACCATACGGTAAGTTGGCAGCCTTCCTTGCCAATGCTTCGGAAAACGAAGTAAATTATATCGAAGTAACCGGTATGTCCGCAGCGGCCTTAAAGGGTACATACGGGTCCCCCCCGAATCCAGGACCACTCGGAGCTCTGCTAAACAATAACTCCTCTAAAAAAGTTGCGCTTAAACTGCCTAACAGTATTTCAGGTCTTACCGATATGGGCTGTTGTTTTGTTAAGTGTACAAACCTTGTTTCTTTGGAAAACTTTCCTTCCGGCGTTACGGATATGCGAGCTTGTTTTTACCGCTGTGAAAATTTAACTACAGTTCCCGATATTCCTGCAAGCGTTACGGGTATGAAGGAATGTTTTCGTTTCTGTAGAAGTTTAACTACAGCTCTCAATATTCCTGCAGGGGTTTATGATATGACAAGTTGTTTTCAAAACTGTAAAAAATTACAAAGCATAAAAATGAATTGCTCTTATGCCCCCGGCAATTTTAACGGCGCTTTTATCGGCTGCGACGCCTTGCCGAACGGGGGGATAAAGGTGCCTTCGACTGAGCTTACAAACTATCAGAATGCTGCGAACTCTATGGGAACAACGGCGAATAAGTTTTCTGCAATACCTTAA
- a CDS encoding metal-dependent transcriptional regulator gives MIARVSASQEDYLEVIYDLSHGTEAVRSIDIANLLMVSRASVNKRLGLLKEAGFVEHEPYGLVRLTEKGCAVAKNVRERHNTLYKFLTDILGVDAEIADHEACEMEHAISQDTADKLYAYLNKLDKAPTPEDKVSKTQRVQNSYDRLIK, from the coding sequence ATGATAGCAAGAGTTTCTGCTTCGCAAGAAGATTATTTGGAAGTTATTTATGATTTATCACACGGTACCGAAGCTGTCCGTTCAATTGATATCGCTAATTTATTGATGGTTTCGAGAGCAAGTGTAAATAAACGCCTTGGTCTGTTAAAAGAGGCGGGTTTTGTTGAACATGAGCCTTATGGGTTGGTGCGTCTCACCGAAAAGGGCTGTGCCGTTGCAAAAAACGTTCGCGAACGGCATAACACACTGTATAAGTTCTTAACCGATATATTGGGTGTGGACGCAGAAATCGCTGATCATGAAGCGTGCGAAATGGAACATGCAATCAGTCAGGATACGGCAGATAAGCTCTATGCGTATCTGAATAAGTTGGATAAGGCTCCGACTCCGGAAGATAAGGTCTCTAAAACCCAAAGGGTTCAAAACTCTTACGACCGTCTTATTAAATAG